One Synechocystis sp. LKSZ1 genomic window, AACAAAAAGAGGGCCAATGGATCATCCTGGGCGATCCCACGGAAGGGGCCCTGCTGACCCTGGCGGCTAAAGCCGGCTTGTACCGAGAAGTCCTCGGGGAAAACATGCCGAGACGGGCGGAAATCCCCTTCTCCTCCGAGCGTAAACGCATGGCCGTGATCGTTGAGAAAGCCTCTGCCACGGGTCATCACCTGGTATTTAGTAAAGGCTCCCCGGAAATTCTGCTGGAGGCCTGTCGGTATCAGCAAAGCGACGCCACCCCTACAGAGCTAACCCCAGAAGGTCGTCAAGCCATTCTCCAGATCAACGATCAATGGGCGGCCCAGGGCCTGCGAGTCCTGGGTTTTGCCTATCGCACCTTACCCGATGGCAACCTGGATGAGGCGGAAAAGGATTTAGTCTGGCTCGGCCTCGTCGGGATGATTGATGCGCCCCGTCCAGAGGTCAAGCTAGCGGTGCAACAGTGTTTAGCCGCTGGGATTCGGCCGATCATGATTACGGGAGACCACCAACTCACAGCCCAAGCCATTGCCTACGACCTCGGCATTGCCCAGCCGGGTACCGAAATCCTGACAGGGAAAGACTTAGAACAAATCGGCCAGCTAGAGCTTGACCGTATTGTGGGAGACGTGAGTGTCTATGCCCGCGTTGCACCAGAACATAAGCTTTGGATCGTCCACGCTTTGCAAAATCAAGGCCAGTTCGTGGCCATGACCGGCGATGGGGTGAATGATGCACCGGCCCTCAAACAAGCGGATATTGGTATTGCTATGGGCATTACCGGCACCGATGTTAGTAAAGAGGCCAGTGACATGATCCTCTTGGACGATAATTTTGCCACCATTGTCGCCGCCACTGAAGAAGGCCGGGTGGTTTACGACAATATTCGTCGCTTCATTAAGTACATTTTGGGCAGTAACATCGGCGAAGTTTTAGTGATTGCGGCTGCGCCCTTACTGGGCCTGGGGGGCGTGCCATTGTCCCCCCTCCAAATTCTCTGGATGAACCTAGTCACCGATGGTTTACCGGCCTTGGCCCTGGCGATGGAACCAGCAGAGCCTAATGTGATGAGTCGGCCCCCCTACAATCCTCGGGAAAGTATTTTCTCTCGCGGCCTGGGGGCCTATATGCTCCGCATCGGTATTATTTTTGCTGTCTTGACCATTGCGCTGATGGTTTGGGCCTATCAATACACCCAAGGGAGTCCCAACCCAGAACGCTGGAAAACCATGGTATTTACGACTCTCTGTCTGGCTCAGATGGGTCACGCCTTAGCAGTGCGTTCCGATACCCAACTGATTGTTCGCCTCAATCCCTTTTCTAACCCTTACATTCTGGCCGCGGTGGGCTTCACCTCCCTGTTGCAACTACTCCTGATCTACGTGGCGCCTTTTCGCAACTTTTTTGGTACCCACTGGCTCAGTGGCCAGGAACTAGCCGTCTGCTTCGGGTTCAGTCTGCTGATGTTTGTTTGGATCGAGCTCGAAAAGCTGGTGATTAATGCTTGGTTTAAATACCGCAGCAATATTTCCTAAAGGGTTAACTCGATCCTAACCCCTGCTTGAGCAACCGATTTTAAAACCCCCTACCCCGGACTTCTATGGTGACTAATTTCCCTGCTCTCCTCTCTTTAGCGGTCTTTATTGGGGTGATTGCCCTGATCATGTCGGAGAAAATCCACCTAACGGTGGCGGCCTTCCTGGGGGCCCTGGTTCTAGTGTTTAGCCATGTCATCACCTTGAAAGAAGGCATTGACTACATCAGCCAAAGCTACGCCACTCTGGCCCTCTTTTTTGGGGTGATGGTACTCGTCCGGGCCTTTGAACCGACTAAAATCTTCGAGTATTTGGCCACCCAAATGGTGCTCTTGGCCAAAGGAAGTGGCAAACTGCTCGTCCTGGGCGTCATTGGTATTACCACGCCCATTTGCGCTGTACTGCCCAATGCCACAACGGTCATGCTGTTGGCCCCCTTGATTCCTCCCATCGCCGAGGAAATTGGGGTGGATTTTGTTCCCCTGCTAATTCTGATGGTGTTCGTGGCCAATAGTGCCGGACTGTTAACCCTGGTGGGAGATCCGGCTACCTTTATTGTTGGTAGCTCCATCAATATCACCTTCAATGAGTATCTGTTCAAACTCAGTTTTGGCGGTCTGTTGGCCGTGCTTTCTATCTTGGCCATTGCGCCTTTTCTCTTCCGTAGTATCTGGAATCGCCAATTTACCCACCTGGAAGACCTACCCCATCCCCAGATTAATCATCCCCAGGTTTTGATGTTGGGGGGCCTGATTATCGCCCTGGTACTCCTCTTTTTTGTGATCGGTGAAACCCTGCCAGTTCCGGTGACTCCCGCCGCCGTTGCCCTACTGGGGGCCGGTCTGGCCCTGTTGCTGGCCCACCAAAGTAAAATTGATACGGTTCCCAATATTCTGCGAGATGTGGACTGGAGTACTTTGATCTTTTTCATGTCCACCTTTGTGATTATTGGTTCTTTAGAAAAAACCGGCGTAACGGCCTACCTGGCCCAATTGCTAGCAGTTTTAGTCGGTAAAAATATTGCCTTCGGTTCTATCGTTTTAGTGTTTGCGGTCGGCTTGCTTTCCAGTGTGGTGCCCAATATTCCCCTGGTTGTGGCCATGGTGCCCCTGCTAAAACAGTACGTTGTCAATATCGGTATGGCCGGGTCTGAGGTGTTGAGTCCCGACTTTGCCGGTCAATTTCCGCCAGCAGTATTGCCCCTGTTCTACGCCATGATGTTTGGGGCGACCTTAGGGGGCAATGGCACCCTAGTGGGGGCCTCTTCTAATATTGTTGCGGCGGGTATTTCTGAACAACATGGCCGTCCGATTTCTTTCCATCGCTTTCTCCGTTATGGCCTGCCGACCATGGCGGTTCAATTAGTAGTAGCCGCTGTTTTTGTCGGCTGGCTCCTGTGGCAAAACTAGGTCTGGTAAGCCGGCCCCTGGGTCAGACTTGGAGAGCACCGCTGTATGGTAAAATCGGCGTTGGCTATTAACCCCGTGACAAAATGCCACGAAACTTCCTTGAAATTCAGAGTAAAGGGGTCTCGGCGGAACGATTGCCCAGGGAATACCCCAAAAAACTGAGGAAACAGCAATTCCCGCCCTGTTTCCGCCTTGTGGCTGATGTGGCTCAAGGTTTTTTTTAGCGGATACCTTGAACGTCTAATGAACCAAGCTATTTTTGAAAAAGTTAAAACCATTGTAGTCGATCAACTTGAAGTCGATGCAGATAAAGTCACGCCGGAAGCCAGTTTTGCCAATGACCTCGGTGCAGATTCCCTCGATACGGTGGAATTAGTCATGGCCTTAGAAGAAGAATTTGGAGTAGAAATTCCGGACGAAGTAGCCGAGACCATCGATACCGTCGGCAAAGCGGTGGATTACATCAGCGAAAAAAGCGAGAACTAAACAGCGTTTTGGTAACTCCTTGGTAATCCCGCGAACAGCTATCCGTCCCTTGCGTAACAAATCTGCTGTCTGAGGCACCAGGTTTTATTTATTGACAATAACCATGGCAAATTTAGAAAAAAAAAGGGTCGTTGTGACGGGATTGGGGGCCATTACCCCCATCGGTAACACCCTCGCTGACTACTGGCAAGGACTTTTGCAGGGTGCCAATGGCATCGGCCCAATTACCCATTTTGATGCCAGCAATCATGCCTGCCGTTTTGCGGGAGAGGTCAAAGGTTTTGATCCTTTGCAATACCTAGACCGTAAAGAGGCCAAGCGGATGGATCGTTTTGCCCAATTTGCAGTGTGTGCCAGCCAGCAGGCCCTGGCAGACGCCCAACTAGTGATTAATGAACTGAATGCTGATGATATCGGCGTTCTCATTGGCACAGGCATTGGTGGACTAAAGGTATTAGAAGACCAGCAGGAAATATTGCTGACCAAGGGGCCGGGTCGCTGTAGTCCCTTTATGATCCCGATGATGATTGCCAACATGGCGGCGGGCTTAACGGCCATTCACGTTGGAGCTAAGGGCCCGAATACCTGTACGGTGACGGCCTGTGCGGCCGGTTCTAATGCGGTCGGTGATGCTTTTCGTTTGGTACAAAGCGGCTATGCCAAGGCCATGATCTGCGGCGGAACAGAAGCTGCTATTACCCCCCTGTCCTTTGCTGGCTTTTCTGCCGCACGGGCACTCTCTTTCCGCAATGATGACCCTCTCCATGCCAGCCGTCCCTTTGACAAAGACCGAGACGGTTTTGTCATGGGAGAAGGGGCCGGCATTCTCATCCTCGAAGAGTTAGAGCAAGCAATCCAGCGAGGGGCCAAAATTTATGCCGAAATTGTCGGTTATGCGATGACCTGCGATGCCTACCACATTACTTCTCCTGTCCCCGATGGCCGGGGCGCCACCCAAGCCATGACCCTAGCCCTGAAGGATGCGGGCCTGGCCCCGGAAAGTGTGAGCTACATCAACGCCCACGGTACCAGTACTCCTGCTAACGATGTGACCGAAACGCGAGCCATTAAGCAGGCCCTGGGGGCCCATGCCCATAATCTGGTGGTCAGTTCTACCAAATCGATGACAGGCCATCTTCTGGGCGGTTCCGGGGGGATTGAAGCGGTGGCAACGGTGATGGCCATTGCTGAAGACCGGGTTCCCCCGACCATTAATCTAGAAAATCCCGACCCGGATTGTGACCTCGACTATGTGCCCAGCACTAGCCGGGCCCTGCCAGTGGAGGTGGCCCTATCCAATTCCTTTGGCTT contains:
- the fabF gene encoding beta-ketoacyl-ACP synthase II, producing the protein MANLEKKRVVVTGLGAITPIGNTLADYWQGLLQGANGIGPITHFDASNHACRFAGEVKGFDPLQYLDRKEAKRMDRFAQFAVCASQQALADAQLVINELNADDIGVLIGTGIGGLKVLEDQQEILLTKGPGRCSPFMIPMMIANMAAGLTAIHVGAKGPNTCTVTACAAGSNAVGDAFRLVQSGYAKAMICGGTEAAITPLSFAGFSAARALSFRNDDPLHASRPFDKDRDGFVMGEGAGILILEELEQAIQRGAKIYAEIVGYAMTCDAYHITSPVPDGRGATQAMTLALKDAGLAPESVSYINAHGTSTPANDVTETRAIKQALGAHAHNLVVSSTKSMTGHLLGGSGGIEAVATVMAIAEDRVPPTINLENPDPDCDLDYVPSTSRALPVEVALSNSFGFGGHNVTLAFKKYH
- a CDS encoding ArsB/NhaD family transporter; amino-acid sequence: MVTNFPALLSLAVFIGVIALIMSEKIHLTVAAFLGALVLVFSHVITLKEGIDYISQSYATLALFFGVMVLVRAFEPTKIFEYLATQMVLLAKGSGKLLVLGVIGITTPICAVLPNATTVMLLAPLIPPIAEEIGVDFVPLLILMVFVANSAGLLTLVGDPATFIVGSSINITFNEYLFKLSFGGLLAVLSILAIAPFLFRSIWNRQFTHLEDLPHPQINHPQVLMLGGLIIALVLLFFVIGETLPVPVTPAAVALLGAGLALLLAHQSKIDTVPNILRDVDWSTLIFFMSTFVIIGSLEKTGVTAYLAQLLAVLVGKNIAFGSIVLVFAVGLLSSVVPNIPLVVAMVPLLKQYVVNIGMAGSEVLSPDFAGQFPPAVLPLFYAMMFGATLGGNGTLVGASSNIVAAGISEQHGRPISFHRFLRYGLPTMAVQLVVAAVFVGWLLWQN
- a CDS encoding acyl carrier protein, producing the protein MNQAIFEKVKTIVVDQLEVDADKVTPEASFANDLGADSLDTVELVMALEEEFGVEIPDEVAETIDTVGKAVDYISEKSEN
- a CDS encoding cation-translocating P-type ATPase, with protein sequence MNFPSTAKTDFINPNDYAWHTLSAEAALQTLQSDPTKGLTTEQVAERRQILGWNELQEMAGRHPLTILWEQFTNIMLVMLIAVAVVSGIIDLRQGKFPKDAIAIFAIVILNGLLGYLQESRAEKALAALKRLSSPQVRVIRQGQTLEVEAKELVPGDIMLLEAGVQVAADGRLLEAQNLQIREATLTGEAEALLKQPQAILSDDAALGDRRNLVFQGTEVVQGRGMVVVTKTGMDTEIGRIATLIQSVETEPTPLQQRMSQLGNVLVSSSLALVALVVTVGVLRMGWQTFEGLLEVSLSMAVAVVPEGLPAVVTVTLAIGTQRMVRRQALIRKLPAVETLGSVTTICSDKTGTLTQNKMVVQQFTTPSTLYQVTGEGYSPLGDIQRQGQTVDELEAEAELLLMACVLCNDALLQQKEGQWIILGDPTEGALLTLAAKAGLYREVLGENMPRRAEIPFSSERKRMAVIVEKASATGHHLVFSKGSPEILLEACRYQQSDATPTELTPEGRQAILQINDQWAAQGLRVLGFAYRTLPDGNLDEAEKDLVWLGLVGMIDAPRPEVKLAVQQCLAAGIRPIMITGDHQLTAQAIAYDLGIAQPGTEILTGKDLEQIGQLELDRIVGDVSVYARVAPEHKLWIVHALQNQGQFVAMTGDGVNDAPALKQADIGIAMGITGTDVSKEASDMILLDDNFATIVAATEEGRVVYDNIRRFIKYILGSNIGEVLVIAAAPLLGLGGVPLSPLQILWMNLVTDGLPALALAMEPAEPNVMSRPPYNPRESIFSRGLGAYMLRIGIIFAVLTIALMVWAYQYTQGSPNPERWKTMVFTTLCLAQMGHALAVRSDTQLIVRLNPFSNPYILAAVGFTSLLQLLLIYVAPFRNFFGTHWLSGQELAVCFGFSLLMFVWIELEKLVINAWFKYRSNIS